The genomic window tcatggttacaaccactccccccaactactttcaaccaactaataatgtgggctataaatagtaactttgacgcctgcaatagaggtctttgcccctgcgcacaaaagaccacccttatttcctctgcattttatcgcttttctaggagtagtctaaatgtaatctttttcttttccgtatttactgctttcctaggagtagttcgctaagtagaaccctggatTCTGTCTgtcccacgggcatcactccgttgtagactacatttgcagagtTTGTCTGCCCTACGGacatcactctgttgtaaactatatttctgagtctgtatgcccttagggcacactctttttattattatataaaggcattcggctctttcagccgaccagtcattgtgtatttcGTTTTCGGCTCTTCAGAACGACCAGATCTTGAGTTGTCCTGGCCATTCAGCTCTTCTCTCTGCCCACTTTCTGGCCTGTTTCGAGGATTCGGCTCATCCCAGCCGAACTGATTATACTatagaggttttcgaacccggctgatctgatccctcatcagccgaatcgcttgatccgtcgtgggcgcaaacttcgagggtcaccatctgcggccgctcatcatcccaacgttcttcccgaggagaattcttgaccgggtcaagggtcggcaCCTTCGGCCACCAACAATATATAATTGAATGTGGTTTTAGTTCCACTTACAGTGTGGGACTAAACATCAAAGAGAAAAGAGCAATCTCATCAACAGTATTATAATTCAAGTTGAAAAAGTTGAAGAGaaagaaagtagaaaaaaataaataaagttgaagggaagtgaaatttcaaattttcccACTCAATACTTCTAACACCACATACGTATCAAAGTTGTTACATCCGTAAGAGAAAAGTAGGATGTAAATTTTACAACCAttcattcataaatttaaacactcatttcttaattttaaaaaaattgatagattagtataaaatattgataaatagatctggcaatctcgacccataccCGCGGATGTCCGCGGATTACCTGCAATTTTGCgggtatgggtaccaactttttcaactcaaaaaattacgggtaaaatagatgggtacccattaagctgtgggTATTTTGGGTAATCCACGGGTACccgcatatatattttttaattacaaaatatatcttgttaattaaaaaatatatttttttattttacctatTCTAACAATTTTAATCCTAATTTCTTATTGCGTAtcttttatattacgaaatttctttactttaagactttaaatatttttattgtatgttataatattttaaataatgagttatgttaaaattttaaaatttatatatatgtgtttttgtaatatatcgaaacctcggtagagattatcgaactttacccAAATTAGTTAAAGTgccgaaagaaatagttggacaagttctaATTAGCATTCGAAAAAGGTTGGAAGGATTAAAAAAGAGTTCTAAgagagttagaagggttttagtaTTGCTCAGCGCGAAGAGGAGTTGAACAAGTGCTAAAACTGAAGTCTGGGCATTTTGTACCGGCATAGAtacgatgttgtaccggtacaatactGCAGACCGAGGGGAAGCTGCTCTTGGGTTTGGAAAATTTTGGCTGTGTTACCGATGACACCCctggtctgtaccggtacagatataGTTTACCTGAGAAGCTGCCCTCGGGTTTGGTTCTGTGCactcgtgttaccggtgacagggtagtctgtaccggtacaaaatgggTCTGGCAGCAACTtgaggtctgctgcaaatatgaagtTTGAGAGGGCCTTTTTGCAGATGTAGCAGCTTATAAGAGACCCCAACACCCTCTATTCTCTCTCCACTGCAGAGAACACACCTCCCCTTcatttttctccctttctctctctaggaagtcTCTCCAAAGGCTAGAGAGGAGCAaaagaggtggatttggaggtggatttggaggattagaaggtcaagaagctctcctacaaggtggacttgggagTGCATTTGGCTAAGGTGAGTTGTTATGCAAGAATGGTTCTAGGATTTTGATTTATATCCTAAATCcttgggttttgatcttcttgcaaAGTTAAGAACTAAGTAGAGGCCATGAATCCATGGAAATCTATGTGTCTCTCATGTGCACTCATGGTGATCTTCTAGGGTTcatagtagatgccctaggattGGTTGGAATGGCttggaaatggtattagagaactTCTTAGATGTTTCTAAGCTAGTTTTTGCTTAGCTCCAAGATCAATCTAAGAAAAATTGCAATATGACATTGTCGGGGAACcagatttggagcttttgccctatgttgttttcgaggtaaattgaccttgtggaaacctaattagggatATTCCCGACGCGTTGGAAGACTCGGTTCGGTGAAACGAAGAGTCTATGTAAAGATGTTAAGTAAAAAGCCTAATTAGGCTTCATTTTGGTACAGatcgccgcagcacgcggaataggagtccaaaaatcacgagaattgAACCGCAACACCTTTGCTACTatacgaggtggggggtgccttccggaatcgttggattcccttctaagTCTATGTTACCTTTTATTTAGCATATATATGAATAGtagcattcatgcatgataggtaGTTGGCATGTGAATAATggtaaaatttcaatattatgcttctaacgtagatgaacatagtgattgataAAGAACCATAGGAGACATGTATGTTGGAAccctatacttgtgtgaatATGAGACTTAGACTATgaaaatagtaaacaaaggtgacattgacaatagagacaagatttgcattgagatatgaattgttaaacatagtttaaacaATTGTGACATTATGGCAAGAGTAGCCTAGAGAGTGACAAATATGataaggtagagacctatcattgatatagtggcattgtggctagtggctatatgtcctcaagttgaggattggatcgatactcatgataagtcttggcttgagggaggtagctccccctcaagcggtgtgttccggaattgtcaccacggggagAGCGGTTCCCGAAGATGGTCCCTCAAGTGgaagtgcttggagcctcctcAAATAAaaaggattttgggttgtgagtcattggggttaacatggttaaccggatcaattgggtaaaagccaaagtaaattGTGGAAAGagtatgcatgcatattcaatattcatatgattatctatctgttgacagttttcttgcaggcatagtattggCATTAGTATAGTttgctatttcttttctttgaaatacttatgcctaaatagacctagtgggtaagtcggcgaggtcggcggccaaacccactgggaacttctttgtagttctcacaccactaaccctacagatccgagcgcgagcggggcggcagaggatcgaggcaagggtctTGCGTCATAGttagtggccaccggagtatTTACATTATAGTCATTCCTTtttgtacatgtatcaacttttattttgttgatcaagGAGTGTAAAGTTGTGAGCAATCATGTATTTTGAGTTAGATgattatgatgtaaagaaagtATGAATAGTAagaaaatgaatgtaatagttttagtttacttgtatttagttaaaatgtaatcaaatatcatgtatgtgaTTGTATGTAGTAGCTTAGAGCTTCACtcttgttgttgcttgccctcgtgcaagcctcgTATAATTGctaatctcattgtttgattgcttaattatactcgttgctagagccttgggcgggcaaggaaggctctgtccgttcggcgtctgttgacgtggcccaaatctgaccaaataggcagagctcggggcgtgacagacctTAGGAaggacttagggaccttagaAGTGGAGACCTTAGGAActtaggaaacgtttaacgtggaCATGGTTATGCGGAAACTAAATGATTGGGTTGATGTTAATACTTCTCTAAAAGGAATTAGAGATGAATTCAAGtgcttatttattttcttcttgagGGATTGTGTGGGGCGGCTGACCATATGATGCCAACAGTAGAAATAATtacacttgattgctttcgcttaattgggtagatAATTGGAACGTGTCGTGTCACGTGGGTTATGGTAATTAACCTAATTGTTGCGTTTCAGGAACTATGGCACCGAGGGGATGCCCTAGGACGCGATTTGCACTAGCACcacctcctgaggtgcccgagcaatcgGGAACGGATGAGGTGTGCGAGCTGCGGGCAGATTGGACGGCTCCATGAGTTGGTGGCTcggcaggcggcggcggctgcactTGTACCCCAGGATCTGCCTGCCTCCTACGACGGCGGCAGCAtcggtgacggctattcctccgacacCTTCAGGTTCATCGGTTCCTATTCCCGATAcgcttgaggccgagcaggagcgatcATTGGTGGTGTTGACGGCCTTTCGgcggttcaaccctccgaccttccaGGGTGATGTAAAGGACCCTTGTTTGATGGAGGCCTGGTTTATCACAATGGAGGCGTTATTCGAGGATATTTACACACTCGAGAAGAATAAAGTACACCTTGCGGCTCATTGCTTTGAGGGGCCAGCTCGGACATGGTGGAATCGGGTGAAGAAAAATCGATCTTTGGATATTACTTCCCTGACTTGGGAGGCGTTCCGGGAGCTACTATTAATGAAGTATTTTTTAGAAAGCGACAAGCGaaagatcaaggaggactttcgcaagttaaggcaaggaagccgatcggtgcgggagtacgaaaAGGAGTTCTCGCACCTGATAAATTATGTGCCGTGCCTCGTTCACAgcgatagggaccgagcggaggttTTCGAGCGTGGGTTGCCACCTGATATTTTCAAGGTCATTCATGAATTTCCTTTGAAGACCTACGACGAGGTACTTAATCGCGCGTTATGGGTGGAGCGCGGCAATGCCATTGCGTGGGAGGAGTGCGAGGCATTTGAGAAGGACAAGGAAAAAGATAAGTCCAAAAAGCGGGCGGCTAGTGGATCcgcggggcagtcgagttccaagcgacccctgtcggatcgttggcgctaaccattaatcccaaaagctcgagctgttagaaatacgcaaccaattcacttaaagcgtacaggaacagcgcccacgggtctcgattgtgactcggcccacctggcctcatgccacttcgaacatgactcggcccaacccagcctcacgccatttcgaacatgactcgacccacaTGGCCTCGCActacagggcaggatgctggcccatttaagccaacaatcccctctccagcacctgcacacatttgcagcatgcaggaatcgaatccgtgacctctggctctgataccacttgtcagaTCGatggtgctaaccattaatcccaaaagcttgagctgttagaaatacgcaactaattcacttaaagcgtacagaaacagtgCCCACGGGTTCGATTGTGACTctgcccacctggcctcacgccacttcgaacatgactcagcccaaccgagcctcacgccatttcgaacatgactcggcccacatggcctctcgccacagggcaggatgctggcccatttaagccaacaaccCCATTGACCTCAGCGATCACAGTGGCGGGAAGGCAGGAGTCAGACAAAGAGCCAGACTTCCTACCCGTGCGTGATATGCAGCGGAGACCACAGAGTTATTACCTGCCTTCAGCGTGAGGGGCGGTGTTTCAGATGCGGCCAGGCGGGCCACATAGGCCAAGAGTGCCCGGATCGTGCGTCACCTGCCCTGTCCGCAGCATCAGTCTAGTACACTCAGCTAAAGCGTGCGGGATTGCCACATGCTATATTGGCTGGGCGCGCATCGGCATCACGTAAGCCGGAGGCATCACGAGCACCTAGTGGACGGGTATTcaccactcaggtggaggaggagccTGCGGTACTTGATGACGTGGTGGcagatataattttaattaaaggcACTAAAGCTAGAGCATTATTTGACatgggtgcatctcattcattcattggtgcatcgTTTGCAAAGACTCATGGCGTAGAGATCGTGCATAACCATGATCATTGGTAGGTTAATGCACCCGAGCATTCATTTAGTATGCATGAAgagtgcttggcttgtccagttcagataggtgattggatcatgccgataGGTTTACTAGTGCTAGACcggatgtggggattcgatgtaatcttggggatcaattgacTTTCCAAGTATTATGGGGCTAtcgattgtgaaagcaaggtaaTCACATTCCGTAAGCCTAACTAAAAAGAGATGGTATATTGTGCATGCAAAAGCttgcgcttcgcggcgaccgtgtCGGCGGCAAGGGCGAGGAAAATGAGTAAGGGtggatgtgtggcctatttggcgacaatGGTGGATACTCAAAAGGAGCACCTGGATTTGGGGAACATTCGAATAGCATGCAAattttcggatgtgtttccggcggagttactgGGATTGGCatcggaccgggagatcgagttcgtcattgacttgattcccggggtgacgccaatttcgaaggctccgtatagaatggcaccggcggagctagtGGAGTTGAAAGcccaattgcaagacttgctcgataaaagATTTGTGCAGCCGAGCGTGTCTCCATGGGGAGCTCCgatgctatttgtaaagaaaaaggatggcacacttcgactctgcgtggattattgcgagttgaacaaagtaacgatcaagaacaagtacccattgccgatgattgacgatttattcaatcagttgcaagggtcgagAGTATATTCAAAAATCGATCTTCAATtagggtatcatcagttgaagatacggcccaaggtTGTGCACAAAATGGTGTATCGtatgcggtatggccactacgagttcacggtcatgtcgtttgggcttaccaatgcccctgcagtatttatggacttgatgaatcgggTCTTTCGACCGCTATTAGACCGGTGCGTCGTTGTAtttattggaccggtgcgtcgtggtatttatTGACGACGTGTTCGTATATTCGCGGACCGAGGAGgaacacgaggaacacttgaggatCGCGTTGGAGATACTTCGAAAAGAGAGGCTTTATGCCAAGCTAAAGAAAAGTGAATTTTGGCTCTCGAAGGTTACTTTCTTAGGTCACGTTATATCCAGGGATGGCATCTCgatggacccaaagaaagttgaggcaattaaagattggcctcgcccgatgaatgtagcggagatccgcagtttccttggactcgcgggctactaccgacggtttgtggaggggtttgctaagataactactccactaacgtgccttacacataaaggagtgaagtatgtttggagcgccgaatgtgagcggagctttgaaGAATTGAAGGAAAGATTGACATCGACctcggtgcttgccttgcctaCGCCGAGGGAGAGCtatgtagtgtacagtgatgcttcatattctcgggtgtgttttgatgcaaaatggctGAGTCATTACctatgcttcgcgccagttgaagagttatgaaaagaactatccgattcacgaccttgagctaGTCGCGGTAatattcgcgctaaagttatggaggcattatTTGTACGGtaagcattgtgagatctacacggaCCATAAGagcaagtacttgttcacccagaaaaattaaatatgcgacagtggcggtggttggagttgctaaaggactatgatgtcactattcaATACCACCTCGGGAAGGCAAATGTCgcggccgatgctctaagtagaaagtcggcggaaaaGTTGGCGACGACGATCAAACCCCAGCCGTCactgcaaaaggagatgcaacggtttggacttgaagtagtagcgccgggagtgccggcaataCTTGCTGCgttggttgtgcaaccgaccttgttggagaggattaaagatctaCAAGCTTCCGATCCCcatcttcaaaaggtgcggggtgaagttgagagcggtagtgctgatgattttggcattgggaccgatggcgcacttcgattcaGAAATcattggtgtgtgcctaaagatgatgacGTTCGCAAGGCGAtaatgcaagaagcgcatcaatctccctatagcattcacccgggcggcactaaaatgtatcaagacttgaaactacattattggtggccgggcatgaaaaagGACATTGGGGAATTTGTGGTGCAGTGTttgacgtgccaacaagtaaaggcggaaCCCCGGTTTCTGGCGAAAAAATTGCAAAGTctatctatacccgtttggaaatgtgAAGATatcgcgatggactttgtgaccaGTTTGCCTAGATCTCAAGGCGGACATGATGCGATTTGTGtggttgtggaccggttgacgaaatcggcacactttttgccgatccacactacttggtcgggaacaagttagctcaagtgtatctcgacgtggttgtgagacttcatggggttccggtgtcaattgtatcggatcgagaccctaggttcacTTCTCATTTTTGAAAGAGTTTGCAAGATGCGTTGAGCACACAGCTTGACTTCAGCACGAcattttatcttcaaaatgacggtcaatcggagaggactatacaaatacttgaggatatgcttcgggcGTGTGTATTTGActacaagggcggatggcacgatcatttaccgatggcggaatttgcatacaacaatagttatcaagaaagtattgcgatggcgccattcgaggccctatATAGAAAGAAGTGTTGCTCTcttattcattggagcgatgtagggGAGAGGGTGGCTCTTGGTcccgatgtggtgcgggaggcgaaGGAGAAAGTTCACCTTGCCCGCCAACGACTTGCGACAGCGCAATCTCGGCAAcaaagttatgccgacaagcggagaAAGGATTTAAAgctcgcggttggagaccgcgtagtTTTGAAAGTATTGCCGATGCAAGGCGTAAGGAGGTTTGGTAtccgcgggaagctaagtccccggtatgtCGGACCATTCAAGATTTTGGAGCGCGTCGGTGCCGTGGCTTACAAGCTTGCATTACCACCAAGGCTTGCGGGAGTTCATAACGTATTTTatgtgtcaaatctccgcaagtatgtacGAAACTCGACGCATGTGTTAGAGTATGAACCTGTGGAGTTGAgcgaggatatgacttatgaggaatATCTAGTTTGTATACTTGATAGAGAGGAAAATAAGTTGCGGAATCGCACAATTCCTTATGTCaaagtccagtggagcaatTATGCGgtgcgtgaagccacttgggagcttgaggagacAATGAGGAAGATGcatcctcacttgttcgagTCGACGAGCTAAGATATGTGttagttttgcggacgaaactaattttatggagtggagaatgtaatatatcgaaacctCGGTAAAGATTATCGAATTTTatccaaattggttaaagtgccgagagaaatagttggacaagttgcaattagcattccaacaaggtcggAAGAGTTAAAAATGAATTCTAAGGGAGTTAGaagagttttagcattgctcggcacgAAGAGGAGTCAAACAAGTGCTAAAACTGAAGTCTGGgcattttgtaccggtatagatacaatgttgtatcggtacaatACTGCAGATCAAGGGGAAGCTGCTCTCGGATTTGAGAAATTTTGgctgtgttaccggtgacacccctggtctgtaccggtacagatacaGTTTACACGAGAAGCTACCCTCGGGTTTAGTTCAGCCCACTCATGTTATCGGTGACAGGGTAGCCTATACCGGAACAAAATAGGTCTGGCAGCAACTTAAGaactgctgcaaatatgaagcTTGGGAGGGCCTTTTTGCAAATGTAGCAGCTTATAAGAGAACCCAACACCCTCTATTCTCTCTTCACTGCAGAGAACACACCTCCCCTTcatttttctccctttctctctctaggaagtcTCTCCAAAGGCTAGAGAGGAGCAaaagaggtggatttggaggtgATTAGAAGgtcaagaagctctcctacaaggtggacttgggagtgcattgggctaaggtgagttgttATGCCAGAATggttctagggttttgatttatAACCTAAATCCTTTGGTTTTGATATTGTTGCAAGGTTAAGAGCTTAGTAGAGGCCATGCATCCATGGAAATCCATGTGTCTCTaatgtgctctcatggtgatcTTCTAGGGTTcatagtagatgccctaggaatggttggAATGGCttggaaatggtattagagaactTCTTAGATGGTTCTAAGCTAGTTTTTGCTTAGCTCCAAGATCAATCTAAGAAAAATTGCAATATGACATTGTTaaggcaccaaatttggggcttttgccctagattgttttcgaggtaaattgaccttccTAATTAGAGGTATATCCGACGCGTTGGAAGACTCGGTTCGGTGACACGAAGAGTCTATGTAAAGATGTTAAgtaaaaaagcctaatttgatTTCATTTTGGTACAGATcaccgcagcacgcggaataggagTCCAAAAATTATGAGAATTGAACCGCAACACCTTTGCTACCATACGAGATGGGGGGTGCcttccggaatcgttggattcccttctaagtctatattatcttttattgagcatatatataaatagtggcattcatgcatgatagggtagttGGCATGTGAATAATGgtagaatttcaatattatgcttctaacgtagatgaataTAGTGATTGATAAAGAACCATAGGAGACATGTATGTTGAAAccctatacttgtgtgaatgtgagacttggactatgaaaatagtaaacaaaggtgacattgacaataaaGACACGATTGGCATTGAGATATGAAttgttaaatatagtttaaacAATAGTGACATTATGGCAAGAGTAGTCTAGAGAGTGGCAAATATGATAAAGTAGAGACCTATCATTGAtatagtggcattgtggctagtggctatatgtcctcaagttgagaattggatcgatactcacgataagtatTGGCTTGAGGGaagtagctccccctcaagcggtgtgttccgaaattgtcaccacggggagagcggtccccgaagacggtccctcgagtGGAAGTGCTTGGAGCCTTCtcgaataaaagaaattttgggTTACGAGTCATTGGGATTAACATGGCTAACCGGATCAATTCGGTAAATGCCAAAGTAAATTGTGAAAAGAGgatgcatgcatattcaataTTCATATGATTATCTATTTGTTGACAGTTtttttgcaggcatagtattagcattagtatggtttgctattttttttttttaaatacttatgcctaaatagacctaggggtaagtcggtgaggtcggcggccgaacctactggaaacttcgttgtagttctcacaccactaaccctacagattcGAGCGCGagcagggcggcggaggatcgaggcgaGGATCTTGCACCACAGTTAGTGACCACCGGAGTATGTACATTATAGTCATTCTTTtttgtacatgtatcaacttttattttgttgatcaagGGGTGTAAAGTTGtgaacaatcatgtattttgggttggatgattatgatgtaaaaaaagtatgaatagtaagaaaatgaatgtaatagttttagtttacttgtatttagttaaaatataatcaaatatcatgtatgtgaTTGTATGtagtagcttagagctttcactCTTGTTGttacttgccctcgtgcaagccttgtataattgctaatctcattgtttgattgcttaattatactcgTTGCTAGAGCCTTAGGCGGGCAGGGGATGCCCTGCACGTTCGGCGTTTGTTAATgtggcccgaatccgaccaaataggcggagctcggggcgtgacagttttgcatttaaaaaatataagagaaaaaagggaaaaaaattgcaGGTAACCCGCAAACCCATCAGCCTACCCGCAGGCGCTTATGGATAAAGATGTTGACTACCCAAAAATTTGTGGgtacaagtggcaaagggcttggtggttggtattcgaggtctcaagttcgaatcctaattgcttcatattttcagctaagtttatttcgaaATGAAATTGTGAGAACTGAAAATTTGACAATGTAACTAAACTCGTTGTCGACGATATTTTCACGTGTAATTTAGTTACATGATGTAGTGTTCGAGAgatttggataggattggctacagtttttatgactggtcgacacatctggagagtgtcggactgagtcggagtcgtttctgcatgaaatggatgcagaaatggattTGGCGCACTCAAGGGAgtaaaactggagttttgctagTTTTGGGCTCCTAGAACtgggtttgggtcgcccagaacttgagtgctggTTTGAGCAGAACTaaaagccaattcggatcctagtttcgggcgcccagttgtgggtccgaaagttcacctTGGGAGTATCGTTTGCACTGACACGTGTCAggtggtaggtgagatccgccgGACCAGGTTTTGGGTGCAGCAGACCGtgggcggaggaaccgaagtGCAGCTTTGTATGgtctggaggtttcggacgcccagaatgTGGTTTCGAGTGCCCGAAAGTCCTGTTTTCTACAGGAACAACACATTTGTGTTCTTTGTTCCTTGGGCTTACATGACCATTTCACCTCTTTATAAAATTTGTGTTCGACCCCCCTGAGAAGCTTTTTCACCCTTTTTCACTGAGAAACCCAATTTTTGCATTTTAGCCCGTCAAATCCTCCAAATTTTCACAAGTTCACATTGAGGACTGCAGTTTCAGCAGattccagcagcgaccttcggcgttttggctcgtgtgcgacgtatgGAGCTCTGATTGCGACGAAATTTGGTTTGTTGGTTAGAAAACATCCTGAAGATTTCGTGGAGGCCATTTTGGCAGCATTTGGTTGAGGTTTGTATAGTCAATTTGGGCTTTTACTGAGCTGTTGCTATGCTTGAGCTGAAACTAGAATTTCTTGTGTTTTCTTCGATTAATTCTTAGAGGGAGCTAGATTTGCGACCTGAGCTTAGTGTGCTATCATTCTCCACTGGTTTTGGAACTTTCCTTCATCGGATTTGAGCATTGGAAGTGAGACATTGAAATTGAAGGAAATTAAGCTGAAGTGCTGGATTTTAGTTTATTGATGCAAATTTGGTATTCTTGTACTAGACTTTTGGAGAAGTGTTGTTGCTGGTTTGAGACTGAGCTTGGCAGGGATTTCACGACTTCTAGCTGTGCCGTGGATTTGTGCTAGAGGTGGATTAATGTTGTGCTTACCGAATTCTGCGGATTTCTTTCTACGTCTAATTGATATCAGCATGTATAATTAGTTCTTGTATATCATAATTAGCTCAAACTCATGGATTTACATGCTTtctaaatctgaatttggagcttagaatgttaattaattatacatgttcGACTTGGAattaacttaggagaaaactagcgattctacaccatcatatgttaaactaccagatttagctctaggagctgtAGTT from Ananas comosus cultivar F153 unplaced genomic scaffold, ASM154086v1, whole genome shotgun sequence includes these protein-coding regions:
- the LOC109704441 gene encoding uncharacterized protein LOC109704441, with the protein product MAPFEALYRKKCCSLIHWSDVGERVALGPDVVREAKEKVHLARQRLATAQSRQQSYADKRRKDLKLAVGDRVVLKVLPMQGVRRFGIRGKLSPRYVGPFKILERVGAVAYKLALPPRLAGVHNVFYVSNLRKYVRNSTHVLEYEPVELSEDMTYEEYLVCILDREENKLRNRTIPYVKVQWSNYAVREATWELEETMRKMHPHLFESTS